A DNA window from Vigna angularis cultivar LongXiaoDou No.4 chromosome 1, ASM1680809v1, whole genome shotgun sequence contains the following coding sequences:
- the LOC108346414 gene encoding GATA transcription factor 26 isoform X1, whose product MSVVIYPFPKGFYRVVRCHFVYLAISHCTPLWRNGPPEKPVLCNACGSRWRTKGTLANYTPLHARAENADYEDQKVSRVKSISLNKNKEVKLVKRKQNYDNAASGGFVPDYNQGHLKVVDEDTSNRSSSGSAISNSESCAQFGGTDASDLTGPAMSVVWDAMVPSKKRTCSGRPKPSSVEKLTRDLCTILHEQQSCFSASSEEDLLLESDTPMVSVEIGHGSILIRHPSSIARDEESEASSLSVDNKQCLMNEAYSFSSTIPLYSSDHSGMNFSSQGIEKIENSAGQIMQQEKLERDKSQLEKQVPGNHNSLLCSIDLNDVVNYEEFMRNLTNEEQQQLLKYLPVVDTSNFIDSLKNMFSSFQFKENLTYFQQLLGEGVFDISLLGTKPEEWKTLKRLVLSNMSKSKWVEHYNFLKKCENKAGKTNGPGSTAMESSNITNAKRIREHDSQNQNFAELKTTMRSPIRVIINPVCEGKEVVEEGSSFSPESLFSLPHGVGGLHMLDSFNYVGESSEDLLLDVPSNSSFPQAELLLPTLSYGAKVCTTSSSVHSTVTHHP is encoded by the exons GCACACCACTTTGGCGTAACGGACCACCTGAGAAGCCTGTACTATGCAATGCATGTGGATCTCGATGGAGGACTAAGGGAACACTTGCAAATTATACCCCTTTGCATGCACGGGCAGAAAATGCTGATTATGAGGATCAAAAAGTTTCCAGGGTAAAAAGCATATCACTAAATAAGAACAAAGAAGTGAAATTGGTCAAGAGAAAGCAGAACTATGATAATGCTGCATCTGGAGGGTTCGTTCCAGATTATAATCAAGGACACCTAAAGGTTGTGGATGAAGATACAAGCAACAGATCAAGCTCAGGGTCAGCTATTTCTAACTCGGAGAGCTGTGCTCAATTTGGTGGCACAGATGCTAGTGATTTGACAG GTCCTGCAATGTCAGTGGTCTGGGATGCCATGGTGCCTTCTAAAAAGAGAACATGTTCAGGTCGTCCAAAGCCTTCATCTGTTGAGAAGCTCACAAGAGACCTGTGTACTATTCTTCATGAACAACAGTCTTGTTTCTCTGCATCTTCTGAAGAGGATCTTCTTTTGGAAAGTGACACACCAATGGTCTCTGTTGAGATAGGACATGGAAGCATTCTCATCAGGCATCCTAGCTCTATAGCTCGTGATGAAGAGTCCGAGGCCAGCTCTCTTTCAGTTGATAATAAACAATGCCTAATGAATGAAGCATATTCATTCTCTAGTACGATTCCTTTGTATAGTAGTGATCACAGTGGCATGAACTTTTCATCTCAAGGAATTGAAAAGATAGAAAACTCAGCTGGCCAAATCATGCAACAAGAGAAACTTGAAAG ggACAAGTCTCAGCTTGAAAAACAAGTTCCTGGAAATCACAATTCACTGTTGTGCTCAATAGATTTAAAT GATGTGGTGAACTATGAGGAGTTTATGAGGAACTTGACAAATGAAGAGCAGCAGCAATTACTAAAGTATCTTCCTGTGGTTGATACTTCTAATTTTATTGATAG CCTTAAAAACATGTTCAGTAGCTTCCAATTCAAGGAGAACTTGACTTATTTTCAGCAACTTCTTGGGGAAGGTGTCTTTGACATCTCTTTGTTGGGGACAAAACCTGAAGAATGGAAGACATTGAAAAGGCTTGTGTTATCTAATATGTCAAAATCAAAATGGGTAGAACACTATAATTTTCTCAAG AAATGTGAAAACAAAGCTGGAAAAACTAATGGTCCAGGATCTACTGCTATGGAATCAAGTAATATTACAAATGCCAAGAGAATACGTGAGCATGACAGccaaaatcaaaattttgcAG AATTGAAGACAACAATGAGGAGCCCCATAAGGGTGATTATAAATCCTGTATGTGAAGGCAAAGAAGTTGTAGAAGAAGGCTCAAGCTTCAGCCCAGAAAGCCTTTTTTCTTTGCCACATGGTGTTGGTGGCTTGCACATGTTGGATTCTTTTAACTATGTTGGTGAGAGTTCTGAGGATCTGCTGTTAGATGTGCCTTCTAACAGTTCTTTTCCGCAGGCAGAGCTCCTGCTCCCAACTTTAAGCTATGGTGCTAAGGTCTGCACCACTAGTAGCTCAGTACACTCAACTGTTACTCATCATCCTTAA
- the LOC108346414 gene encoding GATA transcription factor 26 isoform X2: MGKQGPCYHCGVTSTPLWRNGPPEKPVLCNACGSRWRTKGTLANYTPLHARAENADYEDQKVSRVKSISLNKNKEVKLVKRKQNYDNAASGGFVPDYNQGHLKVVDEDTSNRSSSGSAISNSESCAQFGGTDASDLTGPAMSVVWDAMVPSKKRTCSGRPKPSSVEKLTRDLCTILHEQQSCFSASSEEDLLLESDTPMVSVEIGHGSILIRHPSSIARDEESEASSLSVDNKQCLMNEAYSFSSTIPLYSSDHSGMNFSSQGIEKIENSAGQIMQQEKLERDKSQLEKQVPGNHNSLLCSIDLNDVVNYEEFMRNLTNEEQQQLLKYLPVVDTSNFIDSLKNMFSSFQFKENLTYFQQLLGEGVFDISLLGTKPEEWKTLKRLVLSNMSKSKWVEHYNFLKKCENKAGKTNGPGSTAMESSNITNAKRIREHDSQNQNFAELKTTMRSPIRVIINPVCEGKEVVEEGSSFSPESLFSLPHGVGGLHMLDSFNYVGESSEDLLLDVPSNSSFPQAELLLPTLSYGAKVCTTSSSVHSTVTHHP, translated from the exons GCACACCACTTTGGCGTAACGGACCACCTGAGAAGCCTGTACTATGCAATGCATGTGGATCTCGATGGAGGACTAAGGGAACACTTGCAAATTATACCCCTTTGCATGCACGGGCAGAAAATGCTGATTATGAGGATCAAAAAGTTTCCAGGGTAAAAAGCATATCACTAAATAAGAACAAAGAAGTGAAATTGGTCAAGAGAAAGCAGAACTATGATAATGCTGCATCTGGAGGGTTCGTTCCAGATTATAATCAAGGACACCTAAAGGTTGTGGATGAAGATACAAGCAACAGATCAAGCTCAGGGTCAGCTATTTCTAACTCGGAGAGCTGTGCTCAATTTGGTGGCACAGATGCTAGTGATTTGACAG GTCCTGCAATGTCAGTGGTCTGGGATGCCATGGTGCCTTCTAAAAAGAGAACATGTTCAGGTCGTCCAAAGCCTTCATCTGTTGAGAAGCTCACAAGAGACCTGTGTACTATTCTTCATGAACAACAGTCTTGTTTCTCTGCATCTTCTGAAGAGGATCTTCTTTTGGAAAGTGACACACCAATGGTCTCTGTTGAGATAGGACATGGAAGCATTCTCATCAGGCATCCTAGCTCTATAGCTCGTGATGAAGAGTCCGAGGCCAGCTCTCTTTCAGTTGATAATAAACAATGCCTAATGAATGAAGCATATTCATTCTCTAGTACGATTCCTTTGTATAGTAGTGATCACAGTGGCATGAACTTTTCATCTCAAGGAATTGAAAAGATAGAAAACTCAGCTGGCCAAATCATGCAACAAGAGAAACTTGAAAG ggACAAGTCTCAGCTTGAAAAACAAGTTCCTGGAAATCACAATTCACTGTTGTGCTCAATAGATTTAAAT GATGTGGTGAACTATGAGGAGTTTATGAGGAACTTGACAAATGAAGAGCAGCAGCAATTACTAAAGTATCTTCCTGTGGTTGATACTTCTAATTTTATTGATAG CCTTAAAAACATGTTCAGTAGCTTCCAATTCAAGGAGAACTTGACTTATTTTCAGCAACTTCTTGGGGAAGGTGTCTTTGACATCTCTTTGTTGGGGACAAAACCTGAAGAATGGAAGACATTGAAAAGGCTTGTGTTATCTAATATGTCAAAATCAAAATGGGTAGAACACTATAATTTTCTCAAG AAATGTGAAAACAAAGCTGGAAAAACTAATGGTCCAGGATCTACTGCTATGGAATCAAGTAATATTACAAATGCCAAGAGAATACGTGAGCATGACAGccaaaatcaaaattttgcAG AATTGAAGACAACAATGAGGAGCCCCATAAGGGTGATTATAAATCCTGTATGTGAAGGCAAAGAAGTTGTAGAAGAAGGCTCAAGCTTCAGCCCAGAAAGCCTTTTTTCTTTGCCACATGGTGTTGGTGGCTTGCACATGTTGGATTCTTTTAACTATGTTGGTGAGAGTTCTGAGGATCTGCTGTTAGATGTGCCTTCTAACAGTTCTTTTCCGCAGGCAGAGCTCCTGCTCCCAACTTTAAGCTATGGTGCTAAGGTCTGCACCACTAGTAGCTCAGTACACTCAACTGTTACTCATCATCCTTAA
- the LOC108329091 gene encoding protein ALP1-like translates to MEREVERRRKTFLCRVKANSVHHHEPCASPEKESMKPYMQQQPHDVVGVDGNGFPEPMEGELDLSYLDGEDIDDDVVGNEFHPYVLNNNRFYPYFKDCLGAIDGTHVRVKVPRSNAQRFRGRKDWPTQNVFVACDFDMKFTYVLAGWEGTASDSRILKNALDRDDPLVIPQGKYYLGDAGFMLKNTVLTPYRGVRYHLKEYTRRGPQNARELFNHRHSSLGNVIERTFGVLKKQFPIIASGTEPHYGLDTMTDIILACCILHNFLRGVDNDDSLLEEVDNELNDREDHNVSSSQVIEEDHRIGSSIRDSIADHMWRDYENS, encoded by the exons atggagagggaGGTGGAGAGGAGGAGGAAGACGTTTCTGTGTAGGGTAAAGGCAAACTCTGTCCATCATCATGAACCGTGTGCTTCGCCAGAAAAGGAATCCATGAAGCCCTACATGCAGCAGCAACCCCACGACGTCGTGGGCGTCGACGGAAATGGGTTCCCTGAACCT ATGGAAGGAGAATTAGATTTATCATATTTGGACGGTGAAGATATTGATGATGATGTGGTTG GAAATGAGTTTCATCCATATGTGTTGAACAACAATCGCTTCTACCCGTACTTTAAG GATTGTTTAGGGGCCATAGACGGAACTCATGTTCGTGTGAAGGTCCCAAGAAGTAATGCTCAAAGATTTCGAGGAAGAAAAGACTGGCCAACACAAAATGTGTTTGTGGCGtgtgattttgacatgaaattcaCTTACGTTCTTGCTGGGTGGGAAGGAACTGCATCTGATtctagaattttaaaaaatgctctTGATCGAGATGATCCGTTGGTTATCCCCCAAG GAAAATACTACCTCGGTGATGCAGGATTCATGTTGAAAAACACAGTTTTGACTCCATATAGAGGTGTCAGATATCACCTTAAAGAATATACACGCAGAGGACCACAAAATGCACGTGAGCTGTTTAATCATCGTCATTCGTCGTTGGGAAATGTTATTGAAAGAACCTTTGGTGTGTTGAAAAAACAATTCCCTATCATTGCAAGTGGCACTGAACCACACTATGGATTGGATACAATGACAGACATCATACTAGCATGTTGTATCTTACACAACTTCCTTCGTGGCGTGGATAACGATGACTCATTACTTGAAGAAGTTGATAACGAGTTGAATGATAGGGAAGACCATAATGTTTCATCATCTCAAGTCATAGAAGAGGACCATAGGATTGGTAGTAGTATTAGGGATTCTATAGCCGATCATATGTGGCGAGATTATGAAAACtcttag
- the LOC108329084 gene encoding uncharacterized protein LOC108329084: MNRGKATYVQSSAPTREFMKWIEDMDARLLHSMIEESRIGNRVDGSWTSQAYSNIVHHLHSSGYVAITKNNVKNRQKVLKDKWREVHDLFSRLSGFAWNPVSMTFHAEDEVWMDLIQSRPTAAK, encoded by the exons ATGAATAGAGGTAAGGCAACATACGTTCAGTCCTCTGCTCCTACTAGAGAGTTTATGAAGTGGATAGAGGACATGGACGCACGTCTTCTACACTCTATGATTGAGGAATCACGAATCGGTAATAGGGTTGACGGAAGCTGGACATCCCAAGCATATAGTAACATAGTTCATCATCTTCATAGCTCTGGGTATGTCgcaataacaaaaaataatgttaaaaatcgtCAGAAAGTCTTGAAAGATAAATGGCGGGAGGTACATGACTTGTTTTCTAgattgagtggatttgcgtGGAACCCGGTTAGTATGACATTCCACGCTGAGGATGAAGTTTGGATGGACCTCATTCAG TCCAGGCCAACTGCGGCAAAGTAG
- the LOC128194456 gene encoding uncharacterized protein LOC128194456 — protein sequence MENYAADFYTRSIVAPKIMNFESFTGSGLFFQQQLLFQGVVQFLTLQGSYYPDLIKVFYSNLKISGKGYLLSEVNKRKIRFKPADWLNVANLKYDSQKLCYSNIPEDFPYDRDMALATMIIPDLQGGQGVLTVGCLNINDRLLHYVTVHMLTPRPGNFARLLQEDIFMIWVLKNNIVINWPHHIMQHMLKCKGSDTPLPYGVLMTHIMAYCGVNVDADANTHIGSRHHFSINSLKRMKIVNVNSVWQHDLDDDEEEEQPDHHENPVQSPRPLSNPNMINQMWEGVQDLRHKMQGMELMQVRVQRIEDNLANLSLDMNR from the coding sequence ATGGAAAATTATGCCGCTGATTTCTATACAAGGAGTATAGTTGCTCCGaagataatgaattttgaatcaTTTACCGGTTCAGGGTTATTTTTCCAACAACAACTTCTATTTCAAGGGGTGGTCCAATTTCTTACATTACAGGGATCCTACTATCCAGatttaatcaaagtattttattcaaatctaaAGATTTCTGGAAAAGGATATTTGCTCAGTGAGgtaaataagagaaaaattagATTCAAACCTGCTGATTGGTTGAATGTTGCTAACTTGAAGTACGACAGTCAGAAATTGTGTTATTCAAATATCCCAGAGGACTTTCCATATGATCGGGACATGGCATTAGCTACTATGATTATACCAGATTTGCAGGGTGGTCAAGGTGTTTTAAcggttggttgtttgaataTCAATGATAGGCTTCTGCATTATGTTACTGTGCATATGTTGACTCCACGACCTGGGAATTTTGCTAGGTTATTGCAGgaagatatttttatgatatgggtgctaaaaaataatatagtaatCAATTGGCCTCATCACATAATGCAgcatatgcttaaatgcaaggGCAGTGACACACCCCTCCCATACGGTGTCCTTATGACACATATCATGGCATATTGTGGAGTTAACGTTGATGCCGATGCCAACACTCATATAGGGTCTCGACATCACTTTTCAATCAATTCtttgaagaggatgaaaattGTTAATGTCAACAGTGTTTGGCAACACGACctagatgatgatgaagaagaagaacaaccaGACCATCATGAAAACCCTGTGCAGTCTCCTCGACCACtatcaaatcctaatatgatTAATCAAATGTGGGAAGGAGTACAAGACTTGAGACACAAAATGCAGGGTATGGAACTAATGCAGGTACGGGTTCAacgtattgaagataacttggcaAACCTTTCCCTAGACATGAACCGCTAA
- the LOC108340093 gene encoding expansin-like B1: MELGFRHQLGLVCVIFLFPALCNCKEYFTNSRATYYGSPDGYGTPTGACGFGEYGRKMNWYDGRVAGVSGLWRNGAGCGTCYQVKCKIPELCDVNGAFLVATDQGYGDRTDFVMSPRAFSRLGRNQNASAELKKYGTVDIAYRRVPCTFMGNVLFHIKESSSNPGYLAVLILNVNGKYDVNAVEMWQKGQQRWEPLRRVYGAVFDFANPPRGTILLRFQVGVNWMTPNIPIPSNWKPGATYDTKLQL, encoded by the exons ATGGAACTCGGTTTTAGGCACCAACTTGGCCTTGTTTGTGTCATATTCCTCTTCCCTGCACTCTGCAACTGCAAGGAATATTTCACCAACTCAAGAGCAACCTATTATGGCAGCCCCGACGGCTACGGTACTCCAA CCGGAGCATGTGGATTCGGGGAGTATGGAAGGAAGATGAATTGGTATGATGGAAGAGTGGCAGGGGTCTCTGGGCTATGGAGGAATGGAGCTGGTTGTGGCACGTGTTATCAG GTAAAGTGCAAAATACCAGAACTGTGCGATGTGAATGGAGCATTCCTGGTGGCAACAGACCAGGGTTATGGAGACAGAACGGACTTCGTAATGAGCCCACGGGCGTTCTCAAGATTGGGACGCAATCAAAATGCATCTGCAGAGCTAAAGAAATACGGTACAGTGGACATTGCATACAGAAGAGTCCCATGTACGTTCATGGGCAACGTCTTGTTTCACATAAAGGAAAGTAGCAGCAACCCTGGTTACTTGGCCGTTCTGATTCTGAATGTAAATGGAAAATACGACGTCAATGCTGTTGAAATGTGGCAG AAAGGGCAACAACGATGGGAACCCCTTCGAAGGGTGTATGGGGCAGTGTTTGACTTTGCGAATCCACCGAGAGGTACAATCCTGCTGAGATTTCAAGTTGGCGTTAATTGGATGACACCAAACATCCCTATCCCTTCTAATTGGAAGCCTGGAGCTACTTATGACACCAAACTTCAGCTTTAA
- the LOC108342094 gene encoding expansin-like B1 has translation MELGFKHEVGVVCAILLLPALCSCYEYATNSRASYYSSPGGYGNPRGACGYGEYGMTMNNGNVVAVSGGLWRNGAGCGACYKVWCKRAEYCNAKGVYVVATDYGEGDRTEFIMSKRGFSELGKNAAAFAKLLKEGVVNISFKRVPCTFPSNIKLHVHESSKNPSYFALVLLNVNGMSDITAVEIWQREQKRWEPLRRAHGAVFDFANPPTGQIRLRFQLGYKYWLLPKIPIPANWNPGATYDSQVQLY, from the exons ATGGAACTCGGTTTTAAGCACGAAGTCGGTGTGGTGTGTGCGATATTGCTCCTCCCTGCACTGTGTAGCTGCTACGAATATGCAACGAACTCCAGAGCAAGCTATTACAGTAGCCCTGGTGGCTATGGGAATCCCA GGGGAGCTTGTGGATACGGAGAATATGGAATGACGATGAACAATGGCAATGTTGTAGCCGTATCAGGAGGACTATGGCGGAATGGAGCTGGTTGTGGTGCATGCTACAAG GTATGGTGCAAAAGGGCAGAATACTGCAACGCGAAAGGAGTGTACGTGGTGGCAACAGACTATGGCGAGGGAGACAGAACAGAGTTCATAATGAGCAAACGCGGGTTCTCAGAATTGGGAAAGAACGCAGCTGCTTTTGCGAAACTGTTAAAGGAAGGGGTAGTGAATATTTCATTCAAAAGGGTTCCCTGCACATTCCCTTCTAACATCAAGCTCCACGTCCACGAAAGCAGCAAAAACCCCTCCTACTTTGCTCTTGTGCTTCTCAACGTAAATGGAATGAGTGACATCACTGCTGTAGAGATATGGCAGAGAGAGCAGAAACGATGGGAGCCACTCCGCAGGGCCCATGGGGCTGTCTTTGACTTTGCTAACCCACCCACCGGTCAAATCCGTCTCAGGTTTCAACTTGGCTATAAATATTGGCTCCTTCCCAAGATCCCTATTCCTGCTAACTGGAACCCTGGAGCTACTTATGACTCCCAAGTTCAGCTTTATTAG